In Pseudocalidococcus azoricus BACA0444, a single genomic region encodes these proteins:
- a CDS encoding type II toxin-antitoxin system Phd/YefM family antitoxin — MLNVTVDEIQRDPLKYLRQVEAGETLVIVRSDKPIAELRPIASSKQLRPFGLCAGEFTVPDDFDAPLPEDLLSAFEGK, encoded by the coding sequence ATGTTGAATGTCACTGTTGATGAAATACAACGCGATCCTCTAAAGTATCTTCGTCAGGTAGAGGCAGGTGAAACGCTTGTTATTGTTCGATCTGACAAGCCGATCGCTGAACTTAGACCTATTGCTAGTAGTAAACAGTTGCGACCATTTGGTTTATGTGCAGGCGAGTTTACCGTTCCAGATGATTTCGACGCTCCTTTGCCGGAAGACCTTCTCAGCGCATTCGAGGGCAAATGA
- a CDS encoding nucleotidyltransferase domain-containing protein, with amino-acid sequence MNQQLPQFIHCVVDRLKSVQGIAAIALGGSRARGNHTQKSDVDLGIYYKPENPLGLVALNQLAAELDDTHRQNLITPIGEWGKWINGGGWLQVEGVPVDFLYRDVAQVSRVIDDCHAGQITIDYQPGHPHGFVSSIYMGEVAICLPLHDPQSVLDALKARTTPYPIQLKQATINKFAWEISFSLFIAGKAVAREDVAYAAGCCFRSVACMNQVLFALNEEYLLNEKGAVAVAKSFALCPRDYQQRVESVFALLAVDAKSILNAIAILEEIEQDLSQWYGDRRLVM; translated from the coding sequence ATGAATCAGCAATTGCCTCAGTTCATCCACTGCGTTGTCGATCGCTTGAAGTCAGTTCAGGGAATTGCAGCGATCGCTCTAGGTGGTTCAAGGGCACGAGGCAACCATACACAGAAGTCAGATGTGGATCTAGGAATTTATTACAAGCCAGAGAATCCACTTGGTTTAGTTGCGCTAAATCAGCTTGCCGCTGAACTTGACGACACCCATCGCCAAAATTTAATCACCCCAATTGGTGAATGGGGAAAATGGATTAATGGCGGTGGTTGGCTACAGGTAGAAGGTGTACCTGTAGATTTTCTCTATCGTGATGTGGCTCAGGTTAGCCGTGTCATTGATGATTGCCATGCTGGGCAAATTACGATTGATTACCAACCTGGGCATCCCCACGGCTTTGTATCCTCTATTTACATGGGTGAAGTTGCAATTTGTTTGCCACTTCACGATCCGCAGAGCGTTTTGGACGCTTTAAAGGCTAGGACAACTCCCTATCCAATTCAGCTTAAACAAGCAACAATTAATAAGTTTGCCTGGGAAATTAGTTTTTCACTGTTCATTGCGGGAAAGGCTGTTGCACGTGAGGATGTTGCCTATGCAGCAGGTTGTTGTTTCCGCAGCGTGGCTTGTATGAATCAGGTATTATTTGCACTCAATGAAGAGTACTTATTGAATGAGAAAGGCGCGGTGGCAGTTGCCAAAAGTTTTGCGCTGTGTCCACGAGACTATCAACAACGAGTTGAGTCAGTGTTTGCTTTGTTAGCTGTTGATGCAAAATCAATCCTGAATGCGATCGCCATCCTTGAGGAAATTGAGCAGGATTTGAGTCAATGGTATGGAGATCGTCGGTTAGTCATGTAA
- a CDS encoding ATP-binding protein: MLEIAKEDILSRLRFDNPWWDEGRNGKIIYEDTPRRKYFQPFYQSILEMSVRRAIVLMGPRRVGKTVMVYHSIRTLLDSDIDPKSILYVSLETPIYTGLRLESILNYFQELFGHGRDATLFVFFDEIQYLPNWEVHLKSLVDSFVHYRFVATGSAAAALRLKSNESGAGRFSDYILPPLTFAEYLMFIGREAELITATPIEIDGLKQWAYTAPNIEALNQEFVNYINFGGYPEAVFSETIRKNPSQYIKSDIIDKVLLRDLPSLYGISDIQELNRLFTTLAYNSGNEVSLEALSKSSGVAKNTIRRYLEYLEAAFLIRRVERIDQNAKRFKRAVCFKVYLTNPSMRAALFGQLNAQSEPMGSMTETAIFSQWQHDRVIELFYARWSSGEIDIVHLDTVSQTPSWIVEVKWSDRPYRLRSELDNCLEFANRNPEISQPIMVTSRTITDKSILYKDVEFQFMPASLYTYTLGVNILYYIQEKSIY, encoded by the coding sequence ATGCTGGAAATTGCCAAAGAGGATATCCTATCTCGCTTGCGGTTTGATAATCCCTGGTGGGACGAGGGACGCAACGGCAAGATTATTTACGAGGATACGCCCCGGCGAAAGTACTTTCAACCGTTTTATCAGAGCATTTTAGAGATGAGTGTCCGGCGGGCCATTGTTTTGATGGGGCCACGACGGGTGGGTAAAACAGTCATGGTCTATCACAGTATTCGCACCCTCCTAGACTCTGACATTGATCCTAAGAGCATTCTCTATGTCTCTCTAGAAACCCCAATTTACACTGGACTTCGGCTAGAAAGCATTCTGAATTACTTTCAAGAGCTATTTGGCCATGGGCGTGATGCCACACTATTTGTGTTTTTTGATGAGATTCAATATTTACCCAATTGGGAAGTCCATCTCAAGTCCCTGGTAGATTCATTTGTTCACTATCGTTTTGTGGCAACGGGTTCGGCAGCAGCGGCATTGCGGCTCAAGAGTAATGAATCTGGAGCCGGTCGATTTAGTGATTATATTCTGCCACCTTTGACATTTGCCGAGTATTTGATGTTCATTGGCCGAGAAGCTGAGTTAATCACAGCAACCCCAATCGAAATTGATGGACTCAAACAGTGGGCCTATACTGCCCCCAATATTGAGGCACTCAATCAAGAATTTGTGAACTACATTAATTTTGGCGGATATCCAGAAGCAGTTTTTTCGGAAACGATTCGGAAAAATCCCAGTCAATATATCAAAAGCGACATTATTGATAAAGTTCTCTTGCGTGATCTACCAAGTTTATATGGCATCAGTGACATCCAAGAACTAAATCGGCTTTTTACGACTCTGGCCTATAACTCTGGCAATGAGGTGAGTTTAGAAGCATTATCAAAATCATCGGGCGTGGCCAAAAACACGATTAGACGTTATCTGGAATATCTTGAGGCGGCGTTCCTGATTCGGCGAGTTGAGAGAATTGACCAAAATGCTAAGAGATTTAAGCGGGCAGTATGCTTCAAGGTGTATTTAACGAATCCATCGATGCGAGCGGCACTTTTTGGACAACTTAATGCACAATCTGAGCCAATGGGATCAATGACAGAAACAGCCATTTTTAGCCAGTGGCAGCATGACAGAGTTATTGAACTTTTCTATGCTCGCTGGAGTTCAGGAGAGATTGATATTGTTCACTTAGATACTGTCTCACAGACTCCATCATGGATTGTGGAAGTTAAGTGGAGTGACCGGCCTTATCGATTAAGATCGGAACTAGATAATTGCCTTGAATTTGCCAACAGAAACCCTGAAATATCTCAGCCTATCATGGTCACTAGCCGCACCATAACAGATAAGAGCATTCTGTATAAAGATGTTGAGTTTCAATTCATGCCAGCTAGCCTTTACACATATACTCTTGGTGTAAATATTTTGTATTATATCCAGGAAAAAAGTATCTATTGA
- the budA gene encoding acetolactate decarboxylase, which produces MNSCSSISAKLLRPLRWGLWLGIFLAVCVPLVALGAANPVSRGFQISTLDALSAGVFEGAMSFRELRQYGNFGLGTFAGLDGEMIGLDNRFYQVKHDGAVFPVSDQSQTPFAVVTQFKPTQKILLPGTFTYTELQTALDQKLPSLNYPYALKIHGQFPQLELRSVPGQVPPYPTLGAVVKQQTVFNFQQVSATLVGFRLPQNMQGINAAGYHFHGLTQDKKGGGHLLAGIFRNPIVQVQLIQDWHTSFPDTAAFAQSPAPIP; this is translated from the coding sequence ATGAATTCTTGCTCTTCCATTTCCGCCAAATTACTCCGACCTTTGCGCTGGGGATTGTGGTTAGGTATTTTCCTGGCGGTTTGCGTCCCTCTGGTGGCCTTAGGTGCAGCGAATCCAGTCAGTCGGGGATTTCAAATTTCCACTTTAGATGCTCTAAGTGCCGGGGTGTTTGAGGGGGCAATGAGTTTTCGAGAGTTACGTCAGTATGGGAATTTTGGCTTAGGTACTTTTGCCGGCCTGGATGGGGAAATGATTGGCCTGGACAATCGGTTTTACCAAGTCAAACATGATGGCGCAGTTTTCCCTGTCAGTGATCAAAGCCAGACTCCCTTTGCGGTTGTCACCCAATTTAAGCCTACCCAAAAAATTCTCCTGCCCGGCACTTTTACCTACACCGAGTTACAAACGGCCTTAGATCAAAAATTACCCAGTCTTAACTATCCCTATGCCCTGAAGATTCACGGTCAATTTCCCCAGTTAGAACTGCGAAGCGTCCCAGGCCAAGTGCCACCCTACCCAACCCTAGGGGCCGTCGTCAAACAGCAAACGGTATTTAATTTTCAGCAAGTTTCCGCCACCCTAGTTGGCTTTCGCCTCCCCCAAAATATGCAGGGGATCAATGCGGCTGGCTATCATTTTCATGGCTTAACCCAAGATAAAAAAGGGGGCGGGCATCTCTTGGCGGGAATATTTCGGAATCCAATTGTTCAAGTCCAACTGATTCAGGATTGGCACACTTCATTTCCAGATACTGCGGCCTTTGCCCAATCCCCTGCCCCAATTCCCTAG
- a CDS encoding type II toxin-antitoxin system VapC family toxin encodes MRILLDTHIFLWFISGDTQLPTDVRDAIRDPDNEVYLSAISVWEAIVKYQLGKLPLPEHPETYLPKQRDLHQIASLALDEISVVQLAKLSLLHRDPFDRMLICQALQNGLTIATVDTAIRAYSVNVM; translated from the coding sequence ATGAGAATTCTGCTAGATACCCACATCTTTCTATGGTTCATTAGTGGCGATACCCAGTTGCCAACAGATGTTCGGGATGCAATTCGTGATCCAGACAATGAGGTTTATCTGAGCGCAATCTCAGTCTGGGAAGCAATTGTCAAGTACCAGTTGGGCAAGCTACCTCTGCCAGAGCATCCCGAAACGTATTTGCCCAAACAGCGCGATCTACATCAAATTGCCAGTCTTGCCCTTGATGAAATTAGTGTGGTTCAACTAGCTAAACTGTCACTATTACATCGTGATCCATTTGACAGAATGCTTATCTGTCAAGCTTTACAAAATGGTTTGACAATTGCGACAGTGGATACAGCAATCCGTGCCTACTCAGTCAATGTCATGTAG
- a CDS encoding UPF0182 family protein: protein MTVIAPPSLKSKTQRWPQGLLISLLILAIFGVLYCGCRVVAESLWFQELGYLSVLWRRWLTQLSLLGLGLVGGLVFLGLNSGLAYRLREQTPRSGTRYLGLPGLLPLSLGLALVTIALVEHTVVVSLAFNSQAQASLAINPLLPQFDWTAVITIIGGWCQNPLYLCLVLLAGIGCLVQPFWGYRLVAIGQSLGLAWLGRNHWAIVLQAWQRTNFSQIDPLFHQDIGFYIFTLPFWEWVRFAMTALTISALAGVTLIYLLAGDSLSLGRFTGFNRAQRQHIQALAGGFCFCLALSFWLERYKLLYSPRGVTFGASYTDIKITLPLYTLFAVFTLGVGIMLLWSAIRRGGKGQIRLAPASPWLLRSVTGYACLIFIIGQLLPNLAQALIVQPNELERELPYIQRTIDFTRQAYNLETVYAEPFQPENNLTAPVLADNAPTVRNIRLWDTRPLLETNRQLQQLRSYYRFPDAFIDRYQISTQTDPTAKNPNSDQEIRQVLTAARELDYTAVPSQAQSWINEHLVFTHGYGFTMSPVNVAGEGGLPKYFVQDIVSGSQGGLVTANPAIANSIPIGFPRIYYGQITDTHVLAPSNVPELDYPTGNDNAYNHYQGRGGVPVGAFWQRLVMSVYFHDWQLLLTPNINRETKALFRRNIMTRVQTLAPFLRFDQQPYLVIADTRPEAAIDVESPHESEPNFLYWVIDAYTVSRYYPYSDPGEEPFNYIRNSVKVVVDAYHGSVRFYVMDNSDPLIQTWSKIFPNLFYPVDQMPPRLAAHLRYPVDLFQAQSQKLLRYHMTDPVVFYSQEDQWQIPQEIYGNDPQAVKPYYLIMRLPSGNQEEFILLYPFTPLNRPNLVAWLAARSDHDQYGKLLLYTFPKQELVFGPQQVEARINQDPTISQQISLWNRAGSRSLQGNLLIIPIERSLLYVEPLYLEASQNSLPILARVILMFNQQIVMAETLDQGLEKLFPGFANYNNPDQLTISNRPSK, encoded by the coding sequence ATGACTGTCATTGCCCCGCCTTCCCTGAAATCGAAAACGCAACGCTGGCCGCAAGGACTCCTGATTAGCCTGCTGATCCTGGCCATTTTCGGGGTGCTGTATTGCGGCTGTCGAGTTGTAGCTGAATCCCTCTGGTTTCAGGAATTGGGCTATTTATCGGTGCTGTGGCGGCGTTGGCTGACTCAATTGAGCTTACTGGGCCTGGGCCTGGTGGGGGGATTGGTCTTTTTGGGCTTAAACAGTGGCCTGGCCTATCGGTTGCGCGAACAAACGCCCCGCTCTGGAACACGTTATTTAGGTTTACCAGGACTCTTGCCCTTGAGTTTGGGCCTGGCCCTTGTCACGATTGCCTTGGTTGAGCATACGGTTGTTGTTTCCTTAGCCTTTAATTCCCAGGCCCAGGCAAGTTTGGCCATTAATCCCCTCCTGCCCCAGTTTGATTGGACTGCGGTGATCACGATTATTGGGGGCTGGTGTCAAAATCCTCTCTATCTCTGTCTCGTCCTGTTGGCGGGCATCGGCTGTCTTGTCCAACCCTTTTGGGGCTATCGGCTGGTGGCCATTGGGCAAAGCTTGGGCCTGGCCTGGTTAGGGCGCAATCATTGGGCCATTGTTCTCCAGGCCTGGCAACGGACAAACTTTAGTCAAATTGATCCCCTGTTTCATCAAGATATTGGCTTTTATATTTTTACTCTACCCTTTTGGGAATGGGTGCGCTTTGCAATGACGGCCTTGACGATTTCGGCCCTCGCAGGCGTAACACTGATTTATCTTTTAGCTGGGGATAGCCTCAGTTTGGGACGGTTTACAGGGTTTAATCGGGCCCAACGGCAGCATATTCAGGCCCTTGCGGGTGGGTTTTGTTTCTGTTTAGCCCTGAGCTTTTGGTTAGAGCGTTATAAACTCCTCTATTCGCCGCGGGGTGTCACCTTTGGGGCTAGTTACACGGATATTAAAATTACCCTCCCTCTCTATACCCTGTTTGCGGTTTTTACCTTGGGGGTGGGGATCATGCTGCTCTGGTCAGCAATCCGGCGGGGCGGGAAAGGGCAAATTCGGCTGGCCCCGGCATCCCCTTGGTTATTGCGTAGTGTAACGGGCTATGCCTGTTTAATCTTTATCATTGGTCAACTTCTCCCCAACTTAGCCCAGGCCCTGATTGTCCAACCGAACGAACTGGAACGAGAACTGCCCTATATTCAGCGCACCATTGATTTCACCCGCCAGGCCTATAACTTGGAAACCGTCTATGCCGAACCCTTCCAACCGGAAAACAATCTCACGGCCCCAGTCCTGGCCGACAATGCCCCCACGGTGCGGAATATTCGCCTCTGGGATACCCGTCCGCTGCTCGAAACCAATCGCCAACTCCAACAACTGCGCTCCTACTACCGCTTTCCCGATGCCTTTATTGATCGCTACCAGATCAGCACCCAGACCGACCCCACTGCAAAAAATCCCAACTCCGATCAAGAAATTCGCCAAGTCCTCACCGCCGCCCGGGAGTTAGATTACACCGCCGTCCCCAGCCAGGCCCAAAGTTGGATCAATGAACATCTGGTGTTTACCCACGGCTATGGCTTTACCATGAGTCCTGTCAATGTTGCGGGCGAGGGGGGGCTGCCGAAATACTTTGTCCAAGATATTGTTAGTGGTTCCCAGGGCGGCTTAGTGACGGCCAATCCAGCCATCGCCAATAGTATTCCCATTGGTTTTCCCCGGATTTATTACGGACAGATTACGGATACCCATGTCCTGGCCCCCTCCAATGTGCCTGAATTGGACTATCCAACGGGGAATGACAATGCCTATAACCACTATCAGGGACGAGGAGGCGTTCCAGTGGGGGCATTCTGGCAACGGTTGGTGATGTCTGTCTATTTCCACGACTGGCAACTGTTGTTAACGCCCAATATCAACCGAGAAACCAAGGCTCTCTTTCGCCGCAACATTATGACGCGAGTGCAAACCTTAGCTCCATTTTTGCGCTTTGATCAGCAGCCCTATTTAGTCATCGCCGATACCCGCCCCGAGGCTGCCATTGATGTGGAATCCCCCCATGAATCAGAGCCAAATTTCTTGTACTGGGTAATTGATGCCTATACTGTCAGCCGTTACTATCCCTACTCTGATCCGGGGGAGGAGCCGTTTAACTATATTCGCAATTCCGTCAAGGTGGTCGTGGATGCCTATCATGGTTCGGTGCGCTTCTATGTCATGGACAATTCCGATCCCTTGATTCAAACCTGGTCTAAAATTTTTCCGAACCTCTTTTATCCCGTTGACCAAATGCCGCCGCGCCTGGCCGCCCATCTTCGCTATCCGGTGGATCTGTTCCAGGCCCAGTCTCAGAAACTGTTGCGCTATCACATGACCGATCCGGTGGTGTTTTACAGTCAGGAAGACCAATGGCAAATTCCCCAGGAAATCTATGGTAATGATCCCCAGGCCGTCAAGCCCTATTACCTGATCATGCGGCTACCGAGTGGGAATCAGGAGGAGTTTATCTTGCTCTATCCGTTTACGCCCCTAAATCGCCCCAATCTGGTGGCCTGGTTAGCGGCTCGCTCAGATCACGATCAATATGGGAAGCTACTCCTCTATACCTTTCCAAAACAAGAATTGGTCTTTGGCCCCCAACAAGTTGAAGCTCGAATTAACCAAGACCCAACCATTTCCCAGCAAATCTCCCTCTGGAATCGGGCTGGCTCCCGTTCATTGCAAGGGAATTTACTGATTATTCCGATTGAACGCTCGTTACTCTACGTCGAACCTCTTTACCTGGAAGCCAGTCAGAATAGTTTGCCCATCTTAGCGCGGGTGATTCTCATGTTTAATCAACAAATTGTCATGGCAGAAACCTTGGATCAGGGCCTGGAGAAACTCTTTCCTGGCTTTGCCAACTACAACAATCCAGATCAACTCACCATTAGTAATCGGCCGTCGAAATGA
- a CDS encoding methyltransferase: MASPTPQMVLMQMITGYWVSQAIFAAAKLGIADHLNTGEKNCAELAATTGSNESSLYRLLRALASVGIFAETKPNTFTLTPLASFLCSNVPGSVRDVSIMMGDQEHYGSWGNILHAIKTGDSSFQDLFGMNIFEYYGRNPEAANIFDRAMTSFSSLEIAGVIADYDFSGIHSIVDVAGGQGSLLTAILQANPTMTGTLFDLPDVIERAKPAIANSAVKARCQLVSGSFFESVPAGAEAYILKHIIHDWDDQRAIAILQHCHQAMVANGKVLVVEQVIPPGNDPFIGKFLDVNMLVMCPGGKERTAEEFQALFAQAGFNLTRIVPTHGIVSVIEGMRL, encoded by the coding sequence ATGGCCTCCCCAACGCCGCAAATGGTTTTGATGCAAATGATCACCGGATATTGGGTATCCCAGGCCATCTTTGCTGCGGCCAAACTGGGGATTGCGGATCATTTAAACACGGGTGAAAAGAATTGTGCAGAACTAGCGGCTACTACTGGATCTAATGAATCATCCCTCTACCGTTTGCTGCGAGCCTTGGCCAGTGTCGGTATCTTTGCAGAAACAAAACCCAATACTTTTACCCTGACTCCCTTGGCTAGCTTTCTCTGTAGTAATGTCCCTGGTTCAGTCCGGGATGTCTCGATCATGATGGGGGATCAGGAACACTATGGCAGTTGGGGCAACATTCTCCATGCAATTAAAACAGGCGATAGTAGTTTTCAAGACCTTTTCGGCATGAATATCTTTGAGTATTACGGTCGCAACCCTGAAGCTGCCAACATCTTTGACCGCGCCATGACCAGTTTCTCTAGCCTGGAAATTGCCGGAGTGATCGCAGACTATGATTTTTCTGGTATTCATAGCATAGTTGATGTAGCCGGCGGGCAAGGCAGTTTACTCACCGCTATTCTCCAAGCCAATCCCACCATGACTGGGACTTTATTTGATCTGCCCGACGTGATTGAACGCGCTAAACCTGCCATTGCCAATAGTGCAGTCAAGGCCCGATGTCAGTTAGTGAGTGGCAGCTTTTTTGAATCAGTCCCAGCCGGAGCGGAAGCCTATATTCTCAAACACATCATTCATGATTGGGATGATCAACGGGCTATTGCGATTCTCCAACACTGTCACCAGGCCATGGTTGCTAACGGTAAAGTTTTGGTGGTGGAGCAAGTCATTCCCCCCGGCAATGATCCCTTTATTGGCAAGTTCCTTGATGTGAATATGCTAGTCATGTGCCCCGGTGGGAAAGAACGCACGGCTGAAGAATTCCAGGCCCTGTTTGCCCAAGCCGGATTCAACTTAACTCGGATTGTTCCCACCCACGGCATTGTGAGCGTTATTGAAGGGATGCGACTGTGA
- a CDS encoding single-stranded-DNA-specific exonuclease RecJ has product MVVWQQLAAATPPGPFISAIKSLHPEAGKSTAQVLWQRGWRNIAAIKSFLFPEDYKPTSAFAFAEMSQAVERIAQARRDQEKVAIWGDFDADGVTATAVLWEGLGQFFPQHERLIYYIPNRLTESHGLSMIGLAQLQAQGCTLIITCDTGSTNLEEIRYAAGLGMDVIITDHHTLPPYRPHVTALINPREFADDHPLRYLSGVAVAYKFIEALYEEFPTVPQLPLDRYLDLVAIGLIADLVELQGDCRYLAQRGIAQLKSQKRPGLAALLKNARQKGDRPTDISFGLGPRINAVSRIYGDASLCVELLTTQDPQRAAELAQAAELANDRRKALQKTILNQAEKEIARLDLSTTYVIVLMHPQWSVGLVGVVAGQLAKKYGRPVILLRAEGLELADGDLGELDLASEPNALPYPGNEIEPPDLARGSARSIGGLDLYELLNQHLHLLHRFGGHPFAAGLSLPIQNVPLLREGLNQALGQRWGGQPPIEPAIGIDLDVPVAELGAGLFRELKLLEPYGLGNPGVTLRLQGVEIQKPWRNGLKDIQGQTQNYSFVTFTILDPESGHQAAGIWWDHQPQDIPPGRCDLVGELNFNTKDNQYVFHVRDLQPAPYANVLPGHSTRLEILDYRYRPIPPLPEPVLTLETPPQTWTEWRQWLTQAQRAAIPLALIYSHPPRTTPTQAWQRLIGITKHLSRTGAQIGLDRLQQELGLSALAVTKGLDTLTALGVEIFVYPQPEQPNAQPAISCRYPQAIAANPQAVEQFALTVAEEQFRRHYLAQVPTPTLRQVAGQSA; this is encoded by the coding sequence ATGGTAGTTTGGCAACAGTTGGCCGCAGCCACGCCCCCAGGCCCCTTCATCAGCGCCATTAAGTCTCTCCATCCAGAAGCGGGAAAGTCTACCGCCCAAGTGTTATGGCAGCGGGGGTGGCGCAATATCGCAGCGATTAAGTCTTTCTTATTTCCTGAGGACTACAAACCAACATCGGCATTTGCCTTTGCGGAAATGTCCCAAGCAGTAGAACGGATTGCCCAGGCCCGGCGCGACCAGGAGAAGGTGGCAATTTGGGGAGATTTTGATGCCGATGGGGTGACGGCCACGGCGGTGTTATGGGAGGGGTTAGGGCAGTTTTTCCCACAACATGAGCGATTGATTTATTACATCCCCAATCGGTTGACAGAATCTCACGGGTTATCCATGATCGGCCTTGCCCAACTCCAGGCCCAGGGATGTACCTTGATTATTACCTGTGATACTGGCAGCACAAACCTAGAGGAAATTCGCTACGCAGCAGGCCTGGGAATGGATGTGATTATCACGGATCATCATACTCTGCCTCCCTATCGGCCCCATGTCACCGCCCTCATCAACCCGAGAGAATTTGCTGATGATCATCCCCTTCGCTATTTATCCGGTGTGGCCGTTGCCTATAAATTCATTGAAGCCCTCTATGAAGAATTTCCCACAGTTCCCCAGCTACCCTTAGACCGATATTTGGACTTAGTTGCGATTGGGTTGATTGCCGATCTAGTGGAATTACAGGGGGATTGTCGCTACTTGGCCCAACGGGGAATTGCGCAATTAAAATCCCAAAAACGCCCAGGCCTGGCAGCACTGCTCAAAAATGCGCGTCAAAAAGGGGATCGACCGACCGATATTAGTTTTGGCCTGGGGCCGCGGATCAATGCCGTTAGTCGGATTTATGGGGATGCCAGCCTCTGTGTCGAGTTGTTGACCACCCAGGATCCTCAACGAGCCGCCGAATTAGCCCAGGCCGCTGAGTTAGCCAATGATCGCCGCAAAGCCCTCCAGAAAACGATCCTTAACCAGGCCGAAAAAGAAATTGCCCGCTTAGATTTATCCACCACCTATGTCATTGTTTTGATGCATCCCCAATGGTCAGTAGGCCTGGTGGGTGTGGTTGCCGGGCAGTTGGCTAAGAAATATGGGCGGCCAGTGATTTTATTACGGGCAGAGGGACTGGAGTTAGCAGATGGGGATCTGGGGGAGTTAGACCTAGCCTCAGAGCCAAATGCCTTGCCTTATCCAGGGAACGAGATTGAGCCTCCAGACTTGGCCAGGGGTTCGGCGCGCTCCATTGGGGGCTTGGATTTGTATGAGCTACTCAATCAACACCTACATCTGCTCCATCGTTTTGGGGGGCATCCCTTTGCGGCTGGTTTGAGTTTACCGATTCAAAATGTGCCGCTCTTACGGGAAGGCTTAAACCAGGCCTTGGGGCAACGATGGGGCGGCCAACCACCAATCGAACCTGCCATTGGGATTGATTTAGATGTCCCTGTTGCTGAGCTTGGGGCCGGTTTATTTCGAGAGTTAAAGTTATTAGAACCCTATGGCCTGGGAAATCCGGGGGTGACGTTGCGATTACAGGGGGTGGAAATTCAAAAACCTTGGCGCAATGGTCTGAAGGATATTCAAGGCCAGACCCAGAACTATAGCTTTGTCACCTTTACCATCCTTGACCCCGAATCGGGACATCAGGCGGCGGGCATTTGGTGGGATCATCAACCCCAGGATATTCCCCCCGGACGTTGCGATCTTGTCGGGGAGTTGAACTTTAACACCAAGGACAATCAATACGTTTTTCACGTCAGGGATCTCCAACCTGCCCCCTATGCCAATGTCCTCCCTGGCCACTCAACTCGACTAGAAATTTTAGATTATCGCTATCGCCCGATCCCACCCTTACCGGAACCGGTCTTAACCCTCGAAACGCCCCCCCAAACTTGGACAGAATGGCGACAATGGCTCACCCAGGCCCAGCGGGCAGCTATCCCCTTAGCACTCATCTACAGTCATCCCCCCCGGACTACCCCCACCCAGGCCTGGCAACGGTTAATTGGGATCACTAAACATCTCAGCCGCACCGGGGCCCAAATTGGCTTAGATCGCCTCCAACAAGAACTGGGCCTGAGTGCATTAGCCGTAACCAAGGGCCTGGATACCTTAACCGCCTTGGGAGTCGAAATTTTTGTGTATCCGCAGCCTGAACAGCCCAATGCTCAACCAGCCATCAGTTGTCGTTACCCTCAAGCCATTGCTGCCAATCCCCAGGCCGTAGAGCAGTTTGCCCTGACAGTCGCGGAAGAACAGTTTCGCCGCCATTATTTGGCCCAAGTCCCGACCCCAACCCTACGGCAAGTAGCTGGGCAATCCGCTTAA